The nucleotide sequence GCTCGCGGACGGGGAGCCTGTCTCGCCCGGGGCCGGGGCGGAGGGCCCCCTGCAGGGGGCGAGGGTGATCGGCCTGCCGCCGCCGGAGGCCGGCTGCATCACACCCGTGCACCTCAAGGAGCTCGCTGCCCTCTATCGTCTGGCCCAGGCGATGAGGGACGTACTGGACATGCCGGCGCTCTTGTTCCGCGTCCTGGACATCATCGAGTCGGAGCTGGGCTGGCGAGACTGTTGCATCTTCCTGGTGGAGCCGGGCTCGGAGGACCTCACGATGGCGGCAGCCTCGGGGGCGTTTTCCGGTTGGGAAGGCTTACGGCTGCGAAGAGGCCAGGGTATGAACGGATGGGTGGCCGCGCACGGTGTCCCGGTGCTGGTGCCGGACGTGACGCGTGAACCCCGTTATGTCCCCGGGCCCGCCTCCACGCGCAGCGAGGTGGTGGTGCCCGTCTCGGCGGGAGGGCGGGTCATCGGCACGCTCACCGTGGACGCCCCGGTCGTGCACGCCTTCTCCCTCGAACAGGTCCAGGCTATCGCGGCGGTGGCGCACCAGGCGGCCGTGGCCGTGGAGGTGGCACAGCTGCACCAGCAGGTGCGGCGGGCAGCCATCCGGGACGGCCTCACGGGGCTCTTCAACCATCGCCACTTTTACGAGCGCCTGGAAGAGGAGCTGGAACGGGCCGCCCGGTACGGGTACGGGCTCCACGTGGCGATAGGCGACGTGGATGGGCTCAAGGGGGTCAACGACAGCCTGGGGCACCTGGCAGGGGACAAGGTACTGGCCGAGCTGGCACGGCTGCTTCGCCAGCACAGCCGCCGCTACGACGTGGTGGCCCGCTATGGGGGAGACGAGTTCGCCGTGATCATGCCGCAGACCGACCGGCAGGGAGCCCTGGCGATGACCCGAAGGTTGGATGGGGCAGCCCGGGAGGCGGTGCTCGCGTGGCAGGGGCGGCTCTTCCCCCTGCCCACCGTCAGCTGGGGGTTGGCCGGCTTCCCGGAAGACGGCCATCGCCCGGCCGAGCTCGTGGCGGTTGCCGACACCCGCATGTACCTGGCCAAGCGGGAACGCGGCCTCCTCCGGCCTGCGGATGGGCGCGGCGACGCCCAAAGAGGCCCGGACGGGGGTCAGGCGGGAGCGGCGGGAGCGTCCGGATGAAACGAGAGGGCGCGCCAGGGCCGGCCACGGTCCTGGCTCCACTGGAGATGGAAGGGCAGCGGGTGGTGGTGGCGCGCCGGGTGCCCGGCAAGCGCAAGAGACCGCTGGTCGTGGTCATCCCCGGGCTCCTGTCGGCTCCCGACGCCTTGCTCGGCTGGCTGGTGGAGCTGGCCGGGGCCGGCATGACGGCGGCCGGCATCGAACATACGGGCGTGGGCCGTGCGGCGGCAGCCTCGGATTTCGCAGGGGCCCTGGACCGTTTGGTGAACCGGCTGGCCGGGGTCGCCGTCTCGGTGGCCGAAGCCCTCGACGGCCGGTACGGGGTGGACCCGCAGCGCTGGGGACTGGTCGGGATCTCCGTGGGAGGGTGGGCGGCCCTGCGAGCGGCCGAGCGGTACGACGGCCGGGAGATAGCGAGCGGCCCGAGGGCCGTAGCGGCCCTGTTGTGCAGCCCCGGGTGGCGGCGGGTGCCGGCACGGGCGCGGGCCTTCTTCCGGCCGCTCGGTCTGGATCTCCCGGAAACCGCCGCCGATACGGCGGTGGATCCGGATCGCCACCCTCACCTGCATCCGGGTGACGCCGGAGCGCGGGGGCGGAGGTTGGCCGGCCGGGCGGTGCTCCTGGCGGCCGGGGGGAAGGATCCCCTCGTGCCGCTTCAAGACGTGCGCGCCTTGTACGAAGCCATCGACCGCCAGCGCCCCCAGGGGGACGGGCCGGAGAGACACCAGCTGCTGGTCTACCCGGGCCTCGGGCACGAGGTGAGCCTGCCCATGCGGCGGCGGGTCGTGTCGTGGGTAGGCTGGATGCTGGGGGCATGACGGGCGGCTGCACGCCGGGAAGGGTACGACGCATGAGGGCAGGGACGCTATGCGCTATATCGGGGTGGACCTGGCATGGTCGGCGAACCGCCCGAGCGGTATCGTGGTACTGGGGGAACAGGGCGACGTAGAGGGCTGGGGCTACCTCGTCGAACTCTCTGCCATCGCGAGCTTCTGCCTGGCTGCATCCGGTGAGGAGCCGGCGATCGTGGCGGTGGACGCGCCGCTCGAGGTGCCCAACGAGACCGGGCAGCGGCCTGCCGAGCGGGCGCTCTTGCGGCTGTTCGCCGAGCGGAGGCTGGGCGCCCACGTGGTGAGCCGCCGGCGGCTCCTCTCCGTTCACGGGAGCTTGCGGGGGGAGGACCTGGTACGGCTGCTCCGGCCGCGTTTCGTGCCGGACGGCGGCTTCGGCGGCTCGACGGTGGCGCCGGGCCTTCTGATCGAGGTATATCCTCATGCGGCGCTGATCGCGTGGTTCGACCTGCCGACGCCCCTCGAGTACAAGCGTGGGCCGCTCGAGCGCCGGAGCAACGGGCTCCGGCGGCTGGTGGAGCTGCTTCGCCGGTTGGAGCGAGCCGATCCCCCGCTCGACCTGGAGCGCGCCCTTTGGATACCGGGCGACGAGGAGTGGGAAGGCCTGTCGGGCATCCAGGCGGACCAGATCGAGGCGCTGCTGGACGCCCTGATCTGCGCGCACGTGGCCCGCTATTGCAGGCGCTGGGGGCAGGAGCGCTGCACCCGGATCGGCGGCCCCGGCGAAGGGAGCATCTTGACGCCGCTGCCCCCCGCCGGGAGCGGTCCGCCTGCTTCTGCGGCGGGCGTTCCGTCGCCGGCCGGTGCCGTGGAGGGAGACGAGCGTCACACACGTGAGAGACGGGAAAGGAGGAGCCGCCGTGCAGTGGCACGTGGTGCCGGTGGAGAAGCCCGAGCACGCCAACGTCATCCTGGGGCAGGCCCACTTCATCAAGACGGTGGAAGACCTGCACGAGGCCATGGCGGGGGCGGGAGGCGCCATCCGGTTCGGGATCGCCTTCAACGAGGCGTCGGGGCCGTGCCTGGTGCGCCATTCCGGCAACGATCCGGAGCTGGTCCGGGTGGCGACGGACAACGCCCGCCGGATCGGGGCCGGGCACGTCTTCGTCATCGTCATGGAGGAGGGCTTCCCCATCAACGTCCTCAACGCCATCAAACAGGTCCCCGAGGTTTGCGGGATCTACTGCGCGACCGCCAATCCGTGCCAGGTAGTGGTGGCGGAGACCGATCAGGGCCGGGGCGTGATGGGGGTCGTCGACGGCCAGGCGGTCAAAGGCGTGGAGACCGAGCAGGACGTCCAGGATCGCAAGGCGCTCTTGCGCCGGTTTGGATACAAGCTGTAAGGCGCGGCCGGGCGCATCTTCGTCAGCGCCACAGCCCGCGCCCCTCCCGGCGGGCCCGCTGCTGGAGCGCCACGAAGAAGTCCGCGTAGCGCACGTTGGGCGGTACGGTCAGCACTCGCGCGTAACCTTGCTCGAGCAACCAGGCGTTGACCATGACCTGCCGGTCGGCGGTCCAGACGTACGCCAGTGTGCGCCCGTACCGGTCTCGCTCCTGCACGTCGGTAGCGAGCAGCACCGTGCGGCCGCCGACGAGGCGCACGTTGGCTTCTCTGGCCATGCGGGCCATACGCCTCACGTCCGGGTCGGGTGCGTTCATCTCGGGGGTATCCACCCCGATGTAGCGCACCCGGCCCAGCTCCCGGGTCTCGATGGTGTCCCCGTCGATGACCCGCACGACGTAGTCGGCGACGGCGCCGGGCGGAGGTGAGGGATGGGGCCCTGGCGGGAGCGCATCCCGGCCCATCCATCGCTGGTAGGCGAGCACCCCTGCGTAGGCCAGCAGCACCGCCGCCAGCACCCAACCCAGCCCAGGGGCCCTGCGCCGGCCCCGATCGGCGCCAGGGGACGCGAGCAGGCGACGGTGACGGTCACGAAAGGGACGGCTGCGCGGGTTCATGCGGGGTTGGAAGCCTGGGCCTCCCAGACGACGACCTGGTTTTTCCCGCTGCGCTTGGCCTGGTAGCAGGCTTCGTCGGCGCGCCGCAACAGATCGCGGGCGCTTTCTGCGTGGTCGGGGAACGTGGCCACCCCCGCGCTGAGCGATATGCCGGGGCCGCCTCGCGTAAGGGCCTCGACGAACGACTCTGCCCGTGGCACGGCCTGCTGGATGCGGCGCGCCAGGCGCAGCGCGTCATCGGTGCCGGTGTCGGGCAGCAGCAGGACGAACTCCTCCCCGCCGTACCGGGCCGCCAGATCGGTGCGCCGTACGCTTTGCCGGATGAGCCGGCCGATTTGCCGCAGCACCTCGTCGCCCACCAGGTGCCCGAAACGGTCGTTGAACATCTTGAAATCGTCGATGTCGAGCAAGACCACCGAGACCGGGCTCCCCATCCGGCGTGCCCGCTCCACCGCGATCTCGAGCTGCTGGGAGAAGTGACGGTGGTTGTACAGCTCCGTGAGGCCGTCGGTGATGGCCATTTGGGCCGTGAGCCCCAGGAGCCGGGCGTTTTGGATCGCCACGGCCGCCTGGTCGGCGATGGCCTGCAGCACCTGCTCGTCCTCCTCGGTGAAGGCGCTCAGCCGGGGGCTTTCGACGTTGAGCACGCCCAGCACGCGGCCCTTGATGCGGATGGGCACCGCCACCTCGCTCATGCACTCCCGGATCCCCGGCACGTAGCGGGGGTCCCGCCGCACGTCGTCGACCCGCACGGCGAGCCCCGTACGGGCCACGAAGCCCGTGATCCCCTGGTCGAAACCGATGGTCATGCCTATCGGGGCGTCATACCCGGCGGCGCCCACCAGCCGCAACGTATCCTTGCGCTCCTCGTCCACC is from Limnochorda sp. L945t and encodes:
- a CDS encoding diguanylate cyclase, with amino-acid sequence MRRPPADAGPSPRAARRARSESRAVRVTLQGLAGLVRRAAQASDEGAVWGVLGEVAARVLGAGTVWVALPSEGTGQWQVVACSEPPEGGTPGAANLGAALQSLVTLAVRRGRTVECRPPPSRGLGSRAPALRLRSSEAYLCVPVFVEGRARAVLVMPAGKGRGRAGGRKARAQLLAELAGSIVEQTLRAKAERETAQAGIRALVAALEAREPAARGHGQRVASTALLLARAMGLDEAKARRVEMAALLHDVGKLGVPDAILAKPGPLEPAERVAVVAHPEMGARIVAEVAGWQDLAPMVRHHHEWYGGGGYPDGLAGDAIPLGAAIIGVAEALDAMTTERPYRPARRVEEALEEIGRCAGTQFHPEVVDALHRVMERRAEPPEAAPLADGEPVSPGAGAEGPLQGARVIGLPPPEAGCITPVHLKELAALYRLAQAMRDVLDMPALLFRVLDIIESELGWRDCCIFLVEPGSEDLTMAAASGAFSGWEGLRLRRGQGMNGWVAAHGVPVLVPDVTREPRYVPGPASTRSEVVVPVSAGGRVIGTLTVDAPVVHAFSLEQVQAIAAVAHQAAVAVEVAQLHQQVRRAAIRDGLTGLFNHRHFYERLEEELERAARYGYGLHVAIGDVDGLKGVNDSLGHLAGDKVLAELARLLRQHSRRYDVVARYGGDEFAVIMPQTDRQGALAMTRRLDGAAREAVLAWQGRLFPLPTVSWGLAGFPEDGHRPAELVAVADTRMYLAKRERGLLRPADGRGDAQRGPDGGQAGAAGASG
- a CDS encoding GGDEF domain-containing protein; this encodes MRETAEVSRRPLGRRRVPVLLRQAGLLTAAGAVALYGGLMAAGKPPPSVHALPGLVPAAAGLAYGPVAGLAGGAGAAVITAAGLWGSYGWPWPAPVVVDWMVAGLFFVGLGVVGGTVAHLRYYRTVELLRLVRELRRARQQLEALYESGKLITSELDLERLITRLVRLVRNTFGYSHPAILLVDEERKDTLRLVGAAGYDAPIGMTIGFDQGITGFVARTGLAVRVDDVRRDPRYVPGIRECMSEVAVPIRIKGRVLGVLNVESPRLSAFTEEDEQVLQAIADQAAVAIQNARLLGLTAQMAITDGLTELYNHRHFSQQLEIAVERARRMGSPVSVVLLDIDDFKMFNDRFGHLVGDEVLRQIGRLIRQSVRRTDLAARYGGEEFVLLLPDTGTDDALRLARRIQQAVPRAESFVEALTRGGPGISLSAGVATFPDHAESARDLLRRADEACYQAKRSGKNQVVVWEAQASNPA
- a CDS encoding adenosine-specific kinase, with protein sequence MQWHVVPVEKPEHANVILGQAHFIKTVEDLHEAMAGAGGAIRFGIAFNEASGPCLVRHSGNDPELVRVATDNARRIGAGHVFVIVMEEGFPINVLNAIKQVPEVCGIYCATANPCQVVVAETDQGRGVMGVVDGQAVKGVETEQDVQDRKALLRRFGYKL
- a CDS encoding thermonuclease family protein, which translates into the protein MLLAYAGVLAYQRWMGRDALPPGPHPSPPPGAVADYVVRVIDGDTIETRELGRVRYIGVDTPEMNAPDPDVRRMARMAREANVRLVGGRTVLLATDVQERDRYGRTLAYVWTADRQVMVNAWLLEQGYARVLTVPPNVRYADFFVALQQRARREGRGLWR
- a CDS encoding alpha/beta hydrolase family protein, coding for MKREGAPGPATVLAPLEMEGQRVVVARRVPGKRKRPLVVVIPGLLSAPDALLGWLVELAGAGMTAAGIEHTGVGRAAAASDFAGALDRLVNRLAGVAVSVAEALDGRYGVDPQRWGLVGISVGGWAALRAAERYDGREIASGPRAVAALLCSPGWRRVPARARAFFRPLGLDLPETAADTAVDPDRHPHLHPGDAGARGRRLAGRAVLLAAGGKDPLVPLQDVRALYEAIDRQRPQGDGPERHQLLVYPGLGHEVSLPMRRRVVSWVGWMLGA